From Humisphaera borealis, the proteins below share one genomic window:
- the rimO gene encoding 30S ribosomal protein S12 methylthiotransferase RimO, translating into MPKPSKSIKSVAFVSLGCPKNLVDSERMLGLLAQDGLAITPDADDADVIVINTCGFLEASKDESLKEIRDAIELKKAGKVKRVVVAGCLVQRHKTKLLNDAPGIDRLVGVFDREHIVEAVRGKENPRQEHGHFLGKYHDLSKELAVAQGLAATGKETKTSRLPVFEDDRARLRLTPRHYAYLRISEGCNQGCTFCTIPSIRGPMRSKPVEQILLEAKELAADGAVELNLIGQDTTSFGTDIGYGPGLSGLLKALDKGLKDVHWLRLMYAYPSCFTDEMIKTIADSAKLVKYIDMPLQHINDELLTVMRRRVTKKEIVTLLEKLRKWVPGIAIRTTFIAGSPGETEQQHQELVQFVKDFGFEMMGVFPYSPEPGTPMGRLTNQLPDEVRQQRVEELMLAQQEVAFARAKKTVGKTIQVLVDRPAGRDEEDGYVARSQSQAPDIDSVTFVHTHGSELFPGQILDVKVTDYQAYDLVAELPKQRSRSLSVVR; encoded by the coding sequence ATGCCCAAGCCGTCCAAGTCCATCAAGTCTGTCGCGTTCGTCAGCCTCGGCTGCCCGAAGAACCTCGTGGACAGCGAGCGGATGCTCGGCCTGCTCGCGCAAGACGGTCTGGCGATTACCCCCGACGCCGACGACGCCGACGTCATCGTCATCAACACCTGCGGGTTCCTGGAGGCATCAAAGGACGAAAGCCTGAAGGAAATCCGCGACGCGATCGAGCTCAAGAAGGCTGGCAAGGTCAAGCGCGTGGTTGTGGCCGGTTGCCTGGTGCAGCGGCACAAGACCAAGCTGCTGAACGACGCCCCGGGCATCGACCGGCTGGTGGGCGTGTTCGATCGCGAACACATCGTCGAAGCCGTTCGCGGGAAGGAAAACCCCCGGCAGGAACACGGGCATTTTCTGGGCAAGTATCACGACTTATCGAAGGAACTGGCGGTCGCACAGGGTTTAGCCGCCACCGGGAAGGAAACCAAGACATCGCGCCTGCCGGTCTTCGAAGACGACCGCGCCCGCCTGCGGCTGACGCCCCGGCACTACGCATACCTGCGCATCAGCGAGGGGTGTAACCAAGGGTGCACGTTCTGCACGATCCCGAGCATTCGCGGGCCGATGCGCAGCAAGCCGGTCGAGCAGATCCTGCTGGAAGCAAAAGAACTCGCCGCCGACGGCGCGGTCGAGCTGAACTTGATCGGTCAGGATACGACCAGCTTCGGCACCGATATCGGCTACGGCCCTGGTCTGTCGGGGTTGCTTAAGGCGCTCGACAAAGGTTTGAAAGACGTGCACTGGCTGCGGCTGATGTACGCGTACCCGTCCTGCTTCACTGACGAGATGATCAAGACGATCGCCGACAGCGCTAAGCTGGTGAAGTACATCGACATGCCGCTGCAGCACATCAACGACGAGCTGCTGACCGTGATGCGCCGCCGGGTGACCAAGAAAGAGATCGTCACGCTGCTGGAGAAGCTGCGCAAGTGGGTGCCGGGGATCGCCATCCGCACCACGTTCATTGCCGGCTCGCCCGGCGAAACCGAGCAGCAGCACCAGGAGCTGGTGCAGTTCGTGAAGGACTTCGGGTTCGAGATGATGGGCGTGTTCCCCTATTCACCCGAGCCCGGCACGCCGATGGGCCGGCTGACGAACCAGTTGCCCGATGAAGTCCGCCAGCAGCGCGTCGAAGAACTGATGCTGGCGCAGCAGGAAGTCGCGTTCGCCCGGGCGAAGAAGACCGTGGGCAAGACGATCCAGGTGCTGGTCGATCGCCCCGCCGGCCGCGACGAAGAAGACGGCTACGTCGCCCGATCGCAGAGCCAGGCGCCGGACATCGACTCGGTCACTTTCGTGCATACGCACGGAAGCGAACTGTTTCCGGGCCAGATTCTGGATGTGAAGGTGACGGACTACCAGGCGTACGATCTGGTCGCGGAACTGCCGAAACAGCGATCGCGGTCGCTGTCGGTCGTGCGGTAG
- a CDS encoding calcium-binding protein: MPIETLEDRKLFAVGPTATLASGVLTIEGTTGDDYVFIAESRDGQTLTVSTGVKGDSESRAKTTFNVADVTSIVVNGGDGNDTIRTARKVNLPMAIAGGAGNDNLAGGTANDAIDGGEGDDRIFGGSGDDTLIGGAGKDKVFGGDGEDDLAGGDDADLLAGGRGDDMLMGDAGNDRLISIDLDGTDTVDGGTNDTPTTDDPGDSAIVDDNDDVTNVEDTVNPTTDTTDDGTDDGTSDGPWGHFHDFLDGIAGHFFGRGGFFRGGPFAGLIEDGTAHDDATDDGTTDDATVGEGHPHDGHCDDTTDGTDDTTDDSTDTTGDTTGVTTGDSTITAALRMFRHRFRF; this comes from the coding sequence ATGCCCATCGAAACGCTCGAGGACCGCAAGCTCTTTGCCGTCGGCCCGACGGCCACCCTCGCTTCCGGCGTGCTGACGATCGAAGGCACTACCGGCGACGACTACGTCTTCATTGCCGAGTCTCGCGACGGCCAGACGCTGACCGTTTCGACCGGCGTGAAAGGCGATTCCGAGTCGCGTGCCAAGACGACCTTCAATGTCGCCGACGTGACCTCCATCGTCGTCAACGGCGGCGACGGCAACGACACCATCCGCACCGCCCGTAAAGTGAATCTGCCGATGGCGATCGCCGGCGGCGCGGGGAACGACAACCTTGCCGGCGGCACCGCCAACGACGCCATCGACGGCGGCGAGGGGGACGACCGCATCTTCGGCGGCAGCGGCGACGACACCCTCATCGGCGGCGCGGGCAAGGACAAGGTCTTCGGCGGAGACGGTGAAGACGACCTGGCCGGCGGCGACGACGCCGACCTGCTGGCCGGCGGTCGTGGCGATGACATGCTCATGGGCGACGCCGGCAACGACCGCCTGATTTCCATCGATCTCGACGGCACCGACACGGTGGACGGCGGCACCAACGACACCCCCACCACCGACGACCCCGGCGACTCGGCGATCGTCGACGACAACGACGATGTCACCAATGTCGAAGACACCGTCAACCCGACCACCGACACCACCGACGACGGAACCGATGATGGAACCTCCGACGGACCATGGGGCCACTTCCACGACTTCCTCGACGGAATCGCCGGCCACTTCTTCGGCCGCGGCGGATTCTTCCGAGGCGGACCGTTCGCCGGCCTGATCGAAGACGGCACCGCCCACGACGACGCCACGGACGACGGCACGACCGACGATGCGACAGTTGGCGAAGGCCATCCGCACGATGGCCACTGCGACGACACAACCGACGGTACGGACGACACGACCGACGATTCGACCGACACGACCGGCGACACCACCGGCGTTACGACCGGCGACTCGACCATCACTGCCGCGCTGCGCATGTTCCGCCATCGGTTCCGGTTCTGA